DNA sequence from the Vibrio sp. BS-M-Sm-2 genome:
CCACAGCTTTAGAAAATAATTTACATTTTTTTAAACTGATACGTAATCGTTTGCCTTTAAATCCCTACAATGCTTGCTATGTTTCTGGAGAAATAAATGCAAAATAATACCCTATGGTTCAATGGCCTATCCATGGAAGATGTCGACAAAGTCGGCGGTAAGAACGCCTCACTGGGCGAGATGGTTTCTAACCTATCCAATGCTGGTGTTTCTGTACCAAATGGTTTTGCTACCACCTCTTATGCGTTTAACGACTTTCTTGATTACAAGGGTCTTGATGAGCGCATTCACCAACTACTTGATGAACTTGATGTTGAAGACGTTGATGCACTGCGGAAGACAGGTGCAACGATTCGACAATGGGTTCTAGAAGCTCCATTCCCAGAATCACTAGAGCAAGACATCCGTGATAACTACCGCGAGCTAATTGAAGACAACGAAGAATTGTCTGTAGCTGTGCGTTCATCTGCAACCGCAGAAGACCTTCCAGATGCTTCTTTCGCAGGCCAGCAAGAGACCTTCCTTAACGTGAAAGGCATCGATGCGGTACTAGAAGCAACCAAGCATGTTTACGCTTCTCTGTTTAACGACCGCGCTATCTCTTATCGTGTGCACCAAGGCTTTGACCACCGTGGCATTTCATTGTCTGCGGGTATTCAACGCATGGTTCGCTCAGACAAAGCCTCTTCAGGTGTAATGTTCACCCTTGATACTGAGTCTGGCTTCGACCAAGTAGTGTTCATCACTTCTTCTTGGGGCCTAGGTGAAATGGTTGTACAGGGCGCTGTGAACCCAGATGAGTTCTACGTTCATAAGCCAATGCTAGAAGCGGGTCACTACCCTATCGTTAAAAAGACGTTTGGTTCTAAGTTGATCAAAATGATCTACTCAACCAATCAAGAGATCGGCAAGCAAGTTGATATTATCGACACCGACACTCAAGAGCGTAACGAGTTCTCGCTGAACGATGAAGAGATCAAAGAGCTAGCGAAACAAGCGATGATCATCGAGAAGCACTACCAACGTCCAATGGACATTGAGTGGGCGAAAGATGGCATCGACGGCAAGCTTTACATCGTTCAGGCTCGTCCAGAAACAGTATGCTCTCAAAGCGACCAAAACGTCATCGAGCGTTACGAGCTAAACAACAAGGCTGATGTCTTAGTTGAAGGCCGTGCTATCGGTCAACGTATCGGATCAGGTCCTGTTCGCTTGGTTGACTCACTAGACCAAATGTCACTGGTTCAAGAAGGCGATGTACTAGTAACCGACATGACAGACCCAGATTGGGAACCTGTGATGAAGAAAGCGTCTGCGATTGTGACAAACCGTGGCGGCCGTACTTGTCACGCAGCAATCATCGCTCGTGAGCTCGGTATTCCTGCAATCGTTGGCTGTGGTACAGCGACAAGTAACCTAAACGACGGTGACACCGTGACAGTGTCATGTTCTGAAGGTGAAACTGGCTACGTTTACCAAGGCGAGCTCGACTTCGAAATCAAACGTTCTGAAGTTGATGAGCTACCAATGCTGCCAACCAAAGTAATGATGAA
Encoded proteins:
- the ppsA gene encoding phosphoenolpyruvate synthase; protein product: MQNNTLWFNGLSMEDVDKVGGKNASLGEMVSNLSNAGVSVPNGFATTSYAFNDFLDYKGLDERIHQLLDELDVEDVDALRKTGATIRQWVLEAPFPESLEQDIRDNYRELIEDNEELSVAVRSSATAEDLPDASFAGQQETFLNVKGIDAVLEATKHVYASLFNDRAISYRVHQGFDHRGISLSAGIQRMVRSDKASSGVMFTLDTESGFDQVVFITSSWGLGEMVVQGAVNPDEFYVHKPMLEAGHYPIVKKTFGSKLIKMIYSTNQEIGKQVDIIDTDTQERNEFSLNDEEIKELAKQAMIIEKHYQRPMDIEWAKDGIDGKLYIVQARPETVCSQSDQNVIERYELNNKADVLVEGRAIGQRIGSGPVRLVDSLDQMSLVQEGDVLVTDMTDPDWEPVMKKASAIVTNRGGRTCHAAIIARELGIPAIVGCGTATSNLNDGDTVTVSCSEGETGYVYQGELDFEIKRSEVDELPMLPTKVMMNVGNPDRAFDFAQIPNEGVGLARLEFIINKMIGIHPKALLNFDAQTDELKAEISERIRGYKDPIDFYVSKLTEGIATIASAFWPKRVIVRMSDFKSNEYSNLVGGKTFEPHEENPMLGFRGASRYISPVFEDCFELETQAIKRVRNEMGLKNVEIMIPFVRTPSEAASVIDILAKFDLRRGDQGLKVIMMCELPSNAILADEFLKYFDGFSIGSNDMTQLTLGLDRDSGDVAHLFDERNPAVKAMLKMAIDAAAKAGKYVGICGQGPSDHDDLAEWLMEQGISSVSLNPDTVIDTWLKLGNVANK